Proteins from a single region of Paraglaciecola sp. T6c:
- the cobB gene encoding Sir2 family NAD+-dependent deacetylase: MAAEGWPKIVILTGAGISAESGLKTFRDNNGLWEEHSVHDVATPEAFVRNPELVYRFYNQRRAQLQSDNVKPNAAHIALAQLESVLPGQVLVITQNVDDLHERAGSKHVLHMHGELLSARCCHSQRRFSMKNQFDGNSRCKCCTPSQNIRPDIVWFGEMPFYMQEIERSVQEADVFISIGTSGNVYPAASLVQIANEYGAHTVELNLAPSEGNDNFLEAYYGLASDVVPNYIKNILRVIKWS; this comes from the coding sequence ATGGCAGCTGAGGGTTGGCCAAAAATCGTTATTTTAACAGGGGCAGGCATTTCAGCGGAATCAGGTTTGAAGACGTTCCGCGATAATAACGGATTATGGGAAGAGCATTCAGTACATGATGTTGCAACGCCAGAAGCCTTTGTTCGAAACCCTGAATTAGTCTATCGATTTTACAACCAGCGCAGAGCGCAATTGCAAAGTGACAATGTAAAGCCGAATGCAGCACATATTGCACTTGCTCAATTAGAATCTGTATTACCTGGTCAAGTATTGGTGATTACCCAAAACGTTGATGACTTGCATGAGCGGGCAGGAAGTAAACATGTATTGCACATGCACGGTGAGTTATTATCTGCTCGCTGCTGCCATAGTCAACGCCGCTTTTCGATGAAAAACCAGTTTGATGGCAACAGCCGATGTAAATGTTGTACACCAAGCCAAAATATTAGACCGGATATTGTCTGGTTTGGTGAAATGCCCTTTTATATGCAGGAGATAGAGCGTTCAGTGCAAGAGGCCGACGTGTTTATATCCATCGGTACGTCAGGCAACGTTTATCCTGCAGCGAGTTTAGTGCAAATAGCGAATGAATATGGAGCACATACTGTTGAGTTGAACTTAGCGCCAAGTGAGGGGAACGATAATTTTTTAGAGGCGTACTACGGTTTAGCCAGTGATGTCGTACCTAACTACATAAAAAATATATTAAGGGTAATTAAATGGAGCTGA
- a CDS encoding class II fumarate hydratase — MLYKEQTSLALDNFKISGTPMPSEFIHALALLKASAAYANAEVAGLDSEIAIDIQRAAMEVAQGDHDNAFMVDVYQTGSGTSTNMNANEVIATLAERKLGRHVHPNDHVNMGQSSNDVIPSAIHVSATLALSQHLIPGLQSLQSAIDAKSILYRDTVKTGRTHLMDAMPITLGQELSGWSKQIQQSISRLIEVLPRISALALGGTAVGTGINTHRDFAATACRHLSQLTGLRFMPVDNYFSAISSQDTAVEVSGHLNTLAVSLMKICNDLRWMNSGPLTGLGEIALDKLQAGSSIMPGKVNPVIPEALAMVCAQVMGYHQSITIAGQSGNFQLNTMLPLIGYNLLTSISILSNGINALTHKAIVTMRANSDRMAESISMNPILVTALNNRVGYEKGALIAKAAYEEKRPVIDVAAQMTDIPREELEKLLDPKSMT, encoded by the coding sequence ATGCTATATAAAGAGCAAACTTCCCTCGCGTTAGATAATTTCAAAATAAGCGGCACGCCCATGCCAAGTGAGTTCATTCATGCGTTAGCGTTACTAAAAGCAAGCGCGGCGTATGCCAATGCTGAAGTGGCTGGTTTAGACAGTGAAATAGCCATCGACATACAGCGCGCTGCTATGGAGGTTGCACAAGGCGATCACGATAACGCATTTATGGTGGATGTGTATCAAACAGGATCTGGCACCAGCACCAATATGAACGCCAACGAAGTTATTGCGACCTTAGCCGAACGAAAACTTGGCAGGCATGTACACCCCAACGATCATGTTAACATGGGGCAAAGTTCAAACGATGTTATCCCCAGCGCTATTCATGTAAGCGCAACATTAGCCCTAAGCCAGCACTTAATACCTGGATTGCAAAGTTTACAATCAGCCATTGATGCCAAAAGCATTTTGTATCGAGATACGGTGAAAACAGGTCGCACTCATTTAATGGATGCTATGCCGATTACGCTGGGCCAAGAATTGAGTGGTTGGAGCAAGCAAATTCAACAATCAATTAGCCGTCTAATTGAAGTATTACCGCGTATTTCCGCATTGGCATTAGGGGGCACAGCCGTCGGCACTGGGATCAATACCCACCGGGATTTCGCCGCCACTGCGTGTCGCCATTTAAGTCAATTAACTGGCCTGCGTTTTATGCCAGTGGATAATTATTTTTCTGCCATCAGCAGCCAAGACACAGCGGTTGAAGTCAGCGGACATCTCAATACGCTGGCAGTAAGCTTAATGAAGATATGCAATGACCTCAGGTGGATGAACAGCGGCCCACTGACTGGACTTGGGGAAATAGCGCTAGATAAACTGCAAGCAGGAAGTAGCATCATGCCGGGGAAGGTGAACCCCGTGATACCTGAAGCTTTGGCTATGGTGTGCGCACAAGTCATGGGGTATCACCAAAGCATCACGATTGCAGGCCAGTCAGGTAATTTTCAACTAAATACCATGCTACCTCTTATTGGGTACAACTTGTTAACCAGCATTTCCATCTTAAGTAACGGCATTAACGCCCTCACCCATAAAGCGATTGTCACTATGAGGGCCAACAGTGATCGTATGGCCGAATCGATCAGCATGAACCCCATATTAGTTACAGCATTAAACAATAGAGTGGGTTATGAGAAAGGCGCATTGATTGCCAAAGCGGCGTATGAGGAAAAACGCCCAGTCATTGATGTTGCCGCACAAATGACAGACATTCCTCGGGAGGAACTTGAAAAATTACTCGATCCAAAATCGATGACTTAA
- a CDS encoding MurR/RpiR family transcriptional regulator gives MAKIPFIERIEQQYQGLSPNARLIADHLQHTPLDVLSCSVAQIAEKTQTSKATVSRFFRQLGYDSHHDAKQELNTFRANGYPMYMESDQGGALNREIQRIEQTWSNLDQTQLNGLIQSICQASRITLIGFRNSYPVALHFRQQLLQIRSKVRLLPQPGQTLSEELRDISEDELVILVGFRRRPKIFKPLLDKIQHHNVALLADPSGQIYADQVKQLIICQLGQEQALDSYAAPMSVISIICNQVFTLLDKTADRRISEISSLYEELDELEKR, from the coding sequence TTGGCAAAAATACCCTTCATTGAGCGCATTGAACAGCAGTATCAAGGCCTTTCTCCAAATGCCCGATTAATTGCCGATCATTTACAGCATACCCCGTTAGATGTTCTTAGTTGTTCTGTGGCGCAAATCGCCGAAAAGACACAAACGTCTAAAGCCACGGTGAGTCGTTTTTTTCGCCAATTAGGCTATGACTCACATCATGACGCCAAACAAGAGCTGAACACGTTTCGCGCCAATGGTTACCCCATGTATATGGAGTCTGATCAGGGAGGAGCACTTAATCGGGAGATCCAGCGCATAGAGCAGACGTGGAGCAATCTTGATCAGACTCAGTTAAATGGCTTGATCCAATCTATTTGCCAGGCGTCTCGAATTACCCTCATTGGTTTTCGCAATAGCTACCCAGTTGCACTGCATTTTAGGCAGCAATTGCTGCAGATCCGCAGCAAAGTGCGCTTATTACCCCAACCAGGGCAAACTTTAAGTGAAGAATTACGAGATATAAGTGAAGACGAATTGGTTATTCTGGTTGGCTTTCGCCGCCGACCTAAAATATTTAAACCCTTACTGGATAAAATTCAACACCACAACGTGGCCTTATTAGCCGATCCCTCGGGGCAAATTTATGCTGATCAAGTGAAGCAATTGATAATCTGTCAACTAGGGCAAGAGCAAGCCTTAGATAGCTATGCAGCGCCCATGAGTGTGATATCAATTATCTGCAATCAAGTCTTCACCTTGCTTGATAAAACCGCTGATCGTCGCATCAGTGAAATCTCTTCTTTGTATGAAGAGTTAGACGAGCTAGAAAAGCGCTAA
- a CDS encoding LysE family translocator, with translation MELSLYWGEFLTIAGVHLLAVASPGPDFAIVLKHSINYGRRISMITSVGVGTAILLHVTYSLLGIGLLLKTNPLVYTIFSYLAAAYLVYIAIGALKSKAPDNTAPVSANVTQSTISDKKAFAVGFLTNGLNPKATLFFLSVFAVAVSAETPSSIKLVYGLYLAVATGVWFCFLSYLLGTRKVRAFIRQYSHWFDRIMGGVLLLLAAKLVMT, from the coding sequence ATGGAGCTGAGTCTTTATTGGGGCGAGTTCTTAACAATCGCCGGGGTACACTTGTTGGCAGTGGCAAGTCCAGGTCCAGACTTCGCAATTGTGCTAAAGCACAGCATCAATTATGGTCGGCGCATCTCGATGATCACCAGTGTGGGCGTCGGCACTGCGATACTCTTGCATGTGACTTACTCTTTGCTGGGTATTGGTCTGCTGCTTAAAACGAACCCTTTGGTTTACACCATATTTAGTTATTTAGCAGCGGCTTATCTAGTCTATATCGCGATAGGCGCACTTAAAAGTAAGGCGCCAGATAACACTGCACCGGTGTCGGCCAACGTGACACAAAGCACCATCAGTGACAAAAAAGCATTTGCTGTGGGATTTTTAACGAACGGATTGAACCCCAAGGCAACGTTGTTCTTTTTATCGGTATTTGCTGTGGCTGTATCAGCCGAAACGCCAAGCAGTATCAAATTGGTCTATGGATTGTATCTCGCAGTAGCTACAGGCGTATGGTTTTGCTTCTTGTCATATTTACTTGGCACGCGAAAAGTCCGTGCCTTTATTCGCCAATATAGCCATTGGTTTGACCGCATCATGGGGGGAGTTCTTTTGCTGCTGGCAGCAAAATTAGTCATGACGTAA